In the Mycolicibacter minnesotensis genome, TGAATACACCGGCGCGCACACGTAGTCCGCACCGGATTTCACCGAGGTGACAAAGCGCATCAACGCGCGGCGGTTGTAGCTTTCGGGGAACCCCTTGCGGTGCATCAGGTTCCTGCGCTTCAACTCGTGGTTGGGGTACAAGAAGCCGTCGGTGGTCACCAGGTCCACCCGAGGGTGGTGGTCCCAGCGGGCCAGCAGCGCCTGCAGCACGCGGGCTGTCGTGGACTTGCCGACGGCTACGCTTCCGGCCACACCGATGATGAACGGCACCGGCCGGTCAGGACTCAGTTCGTTCTCGCCGAGGAATTCCGCGGTGGCGGCGAACAGCTGCTGACGGGCGGCCACCTGCAGGTGCAGAAGTCGGGCCAGCGGCAGGTAGACCTCTTCGACCTCCAACAGGTCGACCTGTTCGCCGAGGCCACGCAGGGCCACGACTTCGGCCTCGCTCAGTGGCATGGGCGTCGACATACGCAGTGTCCGCCATTGACGTCGGTCGAACTCCACGTATGGACTCGGCTCACTCAGCCGCCGCATGACCACACAGTCTTGCAGCTGACCCGACCATTAGCCTGATCGGGTATGGAGCCCGCCGCTTTGATCCGTGAATACTTGTTGCTCGGTCTGCGCTTCGACCGGATCGAACAGGGGTACGTCGATGCCTTCACCGGCGATCCGGCGCTGCAACGAATCGTCGCCGACGAGCCGCCGCCGGAGCCGTCCGCGCTGGCGCGGCAGGCCGAGCGGCTGGCCGCCGCGTTGCCCGGGGGACTGGATCCGGAGCGGGCCGAGTACCTGCGGGTGCACCTGCGTGCCTTGGCCTGCGCCGGCCGCAAGTTCGCCGGCGAGCAGGTCGGATTCGTCGAGGAGGTGCGTGAGTACTTCGACGTCGACATCGTCAAAGGCGACACCGACCGCTATCGCCAAGCCCATGCCCGCCTCGACGAAGCGCTGGGCGGCACCGGCCCGCTGGCGGAACGGATGACCGCGCACCGCCAGGCCGAGGAGATTCCGCCGGAGCGGCTGGAAGCGGCGATCCACGCCTTCTCCTCGGCTCTGCGCGACCGGGTGCGGGTACACTTCCCGCTGCCGGATACCGAGATGATCACCTACGAGGTGGTGACCGATAAGCCGTGGTCGGGGTTCAACTACTACCGCGGCGACTACCGCTCCACAGTGGCGGTCAACGCCGACCTCAAGCAGCTGATGTCGAACCTGCCGAGACTGGTGGCCCACGAGTCCTATCCAGGCCATCACACGGAGCACTGCCGCAAAGAGGCCGGACTGGTGGCCCGGCTGGGTCAGGCCGAGCAGACCATCTTTCTGGTCAACACCCCCCAGTGCCTGATGGCTGAGGGCCTGGCCGATCTGGCGCTGTATGCCACGGTCGGGCCGGGCTGGGGTGCCTGGGCGGCGGAGATCTATGCCGACCTGGGCCTGCAGTTCGACGGTGAGCGGGCCGAAGCGGTGTCCGAGGCCGCTGCGGCTCTGGCGGACGTGCGCCAGGACGCGGCGCTGATGCTGCACGACGAACACCGCGACGCCGACGAAGTGACCGAATACCTGCGTCGGTGGCTGTTGGTCACCGACGACCGGGCTCGCCAGAGCCTGCGGTTCCTGTCCTCGCCGCTGTGGCGGGCCTACACCTCGACCTATGTGGAGGGCTACCGGCTGCTGCGCGGCTGGTTGGATGCTGCGCCTGCCGGGGTGAGTCGCACCGAGCGCTTCCGCCGGCTGCTCGATGAGCCGCTGACGCCGTCGACGTTGCGGGCCGATTGACGGGCTTGGGCACCGGGCCAGCCCCGCGAGTGTGCGGTTTTACACACCGGACCTCGTGATTTGCGAATAAATCCGCACAGTCGGCGGTAGGGGAGCGATCGCTGGCCTGCGGCAATCGAGCGAAGGTTCGCGTGCCAAACTGGAGGGCGTGACTGCTGCACCGAACACCCGCCCCGCATCCACTATGTCGACGCCGTTGGCAGAACTCGACCCCGACATCGCCGAACTGCTCGGCAAGGAACTGGGGCGTCAGCGCGACACGCTGGAAATGATCGCCTCGGAGAACTTCGTGCCGCGGGCGGTGCTGCAGGCGCAGGGCAGCGTGCTCACCAACAAGTACGCCGAGGGCCTGCCGGGCCGGCGTTACTACGGCGGCTGCGAGCACGTCGACGTGGTGGAGAACATCGCCCGTGACCGCGCCAAGGAGCTGTTCGGCGCAGATTTCGCCAACGTCCAGCCGCACTCGGGTGCCCAAGCCAACGCCGCGGTGCTGCAGGCGCTGATGGAGCCCGGCGACCGGCTGCTGGGCCTGGATCTGGCCAACGGGGGACACCTGACCCACGGCATGCGCCTGAACTTCTCCGGCAAGCTCTACGAGAACGCTTTCTACGGGGTGGACGCTGTCACTCACCGGATCGACATGGATGTGGTGCGGGCACAGGCGTTGGAATTCAAGCCGAAGGTGATCATCGCGGGCTGGTCGGCTTACCCGCGCACCCTGGACTTCGAGGCTTTCCGCTCGATCGCCGACGAGGTCGACGCGACGCTGTGGGTGGACATGGCCCACTTCGCCGGGTTGGTGGCCGCGGGCCTGCACCCCTCGCCCGTGCCGCACGCGCAGCTGGTGTCGACCACCGTGCACAAGACCCTCGGCGGCCCGCGCTCCGGGCTGATCATGGGCAAGAAGGAATTCGCCAAGCAGATCAACTCGGCGGTCTTCCCCGGGCAGCAGGGCGGTCCGCTGATGCACGTGATCGCCGCCAAGGCCGTCGCGCTGAAGATCGCCGGTACGGCCGAGTTCGCCGAGCGTCAGCAGCGGGTGCTCTCCGGCGCGAAGATCATCGCCGAGCGGCTGCTGGCCGCTGACGTGGCCAAGGCCGGCGTTTCGGTGGTCAGTGGCGGTACCGACGTGCACCTGGTTCTCGTCGACCTGCGTGACTCGCCGCTGGACGGTCAGATGGCCGAGGACCTGCTGCACGAGGTCGGTATCACCGTCAACCGCAACGCGGTCCCGAACGACCCGCGGCCGCCGATGGTGACCTCCGGGCTTCGGGTGGGCACTCCGGCGCTGGCAGCCCGTGGCTTCGGGGACACCGAGTTCACCGAGGTCGCCGACATCATCGCCACCGCACTTGCGGCCGGTTCGGCCGCTGACGTGCCGGCGTTGCGGGCCCGGGTCGCCAAGCTGGCCCAGGACTTCCCGCTTTATGACGGCCTGGAGGACTGGAAGCTCGCCTGACCGGCGAAGTCGATCGGGGTGCGGAACACGCCGTACCCCGAGTTGACAAGATAGTGTGAATTAGGGTTACAGTTACTTTCATGGCTGAACGTCCCGTTGCTAATGCACTGATCCGCGAGCTGGAGCCGGTGGTCGACGCGAACTTGGTCCGGCACATCGACACGGTGGACCCGTGGTACGCCCACGACTACGTGCCCTTCGAGCAGGGCCAGAACTTCGCCTTTCTCGGCGGCAAGGACTGGGACCCCTCGCAGGTCAGCCTGCCCAAGGTGATCACCGACGCCTGCGAGGTCCTGCTCGTGGAGAAGGACAGCCTGGCCGGCTACCACCGTGAGCTGGTCGAGCACTTCATCCTCGAGGACAAGTGGGCCCGCTGGATCGGCCGGTGGACCGCCGAAGAGCACCTGCACGCCATCGCGCTGCGCGAGTACCTGATCGTGACCCGCGAGATCGACCCGGACGAGAACGAGCGGGTCCGGATGGAGCACGTTCAGAAGGGCTACCGCTCGGACCGCTACAGCCAGGTCGAGACGCTGGTGTTCATGGCCTTCTACGAGCGTGCGTGCGCCGAGTTCTGCCGCAACCTCGCCGACCAGACCGAGGAGCCCGTGCTCAAGGGTCTGATCGGCCGGATCGCCGCGGATGAGGAACGCCACGAGGAGTTCTTCGCAAACCTGATCGTGCACTGCCTGGACTACGTGCACGACGAGACGGTTGCGGCCATCGCGGCTCGTGCCGCCGAACTCAAAGTCGTCGGCGCCGACATCGATGGCTACGCCGACCGGCAGCCCGTCATCGCCGAGGCGGGCATCTTCGGTCCCGAGCAGTTGCGCCGGGTGATCTCGGATCGGATCAGCGCGTGGGGCCTGGCCGCACACCCCGACCTGAAAGCCTTTGTCGTCGGCTGAGAACTCCGGCGCGCCTGCCCAGCGCGCTCCCGCAGACGGGGGTACCGTCGCAATCGATGGCTAGCCCAAGCTTCGCTGTCTCATCGGCACCACCGGTCGTGATTACGACAGGACCGGCCCCGGTCCTGTGCCCGTGCCCCCCGTCGAACTGTTCGCGCGGGGTCGCGCGTGCCTTCACCGCTGGAGCGCCTAGTGCCTGAAATTCGGACGTACGTGCTCGACACCTCTGTGCTGTTGTCGGACCCCTGGGCCTGCACCCGGTTCGCCGAGCACGAAGTTGTCGTCCCATTGGTGGTCATCAGCGAGTTGGAGGCTAAACGCCACCACCACGAGCTGGGCTGGTTCGCGCGCCAGGCGCTGCGGCTCTTCGACGACATGCGACTCGAGCATGGCCGCCTTGATCAGCCCATTCCTGTTGGCACACAGGGCGGCACGTTGCACGTCGAGCTCAATCACAGCGACCCTGCTGTGCTGCCGACCGGGTTTCGGACCGACAGCAATGACTCGCGCATCCTGACCTGTGCGGCCAATCTGGCCGCCGAGGGCCGCAAGGTCACCCTGGTAAGCAAGGACATTCCGCTGCGGGTCAAGGCCGCCGCGCTGGGCCTGGCCGCCGACGAATACCACGCCCAGGATGTGGTGGTCTCCGGCTGGACCGGGATGGACGAGGTCGAGTCTGCGGTGGAGGACATCGACGCCCTTTTCGACGAGGGTGAGATCGACCTGGAGGCCGCCCGGGATCTGCCGTGCCACACCGGGATCCGGTTACTGGGCGGCAGCTCGCATGCCTTGGGCCGGGTCAACGCCGCCAAGCGCGTGCAGTTGGTCCGCGGGGACCGCGAGGCATTCGGCCTGCGCGGACGTTCCGCCGAGCAGCGGGTGGCGCTGGACCTGCTGCTCGACGAGTCGGTGGGCATCGTCTCGCTGGGCGGCAAGGCCGGTACCGGCAAGTCGGCGCTGGCACTGTGCGCCGGCCTGGAAGCGGTCTTGGAGCGCCGCACCCAGCGCAAGGTGGTGGTGTTCCGCCCGCTCTACGCCGTCGGCGGTCAGGAGCTGGGCTATCTGCCCGGCAGTGAGAGCGAGAAGATGGGGCCTTGGGCCCAGGCGGTGTTCGACACCCTGGAGGGGCTGGCCAGTCCGGCGGTACTTGAGGAAGTGCTGTCGCGCGGCATGCTAGAGGTGTTGCCACTGACCCACATCCGGGGCCGGTCGTTGCACGACTCGTTCGTGATCGTCGATGAGGCGCAGTCGCTGGAACGCAACGTGCTGCTGACCGTGTTGTCGCGGCTGGGCACCGGGTCGCGGGTGGTGCTCACCCACGACGTCGCTCAGCGGGACAACCTGCGGGTCGGCCGGCACGACGGCATTGCGGCGGTGATCGAGAAGCTCAAGGGCCACCCGCTCTTCGCTCACATCACCCTGCTGCGCAGCGAGCGGTCACCGATCGCCGCGCTGGTGACCGAGATGCTCGAGGAGATCAGCGGCCCCGATCTGCACTGAGATTCCCCGGTAGGCTGCCGGGGTGCGGTTAGTAGCAGGGACGGTCGCGACCGTCGCAGCAGTGCTGATCGGGGCCTGCGCCGCCCCGCCGCACCCGGCAGCAGCCGAACCTGTCGACTGCGCCGTGGCCAAGTGTGTGGCCCTGACCTTCGATGACGGGCCATCGCCCTATACCGATCGGCTGTTGCGGATCTTGAACGACTCGGGTGCGCGCTCGACGTTCTTTCTGATCGGCAACAAGGTGGCGGCCGACCCTGCGGGCGCCCGCCGGATCGCCGAGGCCGGCATGGAGATCGGCAGTCATACCTGGGAACACCCGAACATGACCACCATCCCCGCCGCGGATGTGCCTGCGCAGTTCTCGAAGGCCACCGAGGCGATCCAGGCCGCCACCGGCGTCACGCCCACACTGTGGCGCCCGCCCGGCGGGCTCACCGATGATGCGGTCAATGCGCAGGCCGCGGCGGCCGGGCAGGCCGCCATCCTGTGGGACGTCATCCCGTTCGACTGGATCAACGACGCCGACACCAACGCCACCCGCTACATGCTGATGACCCAGATCAAGCCCGGCTCGGTGGTGTTGTTCCACGACACCTACTCGTCCACCGTCGATCTGGTCTACCAATTTCTCCCGGTGCTCAAGGCCAACGGCTACCACGTGGTCACGGTCAGCCAGCTGCTCGGCCCGCGTGCGCCGGGCAGCGTGTACGGGGGCCGGGAGAACGGGCCACCGGTCAACGAGCTGCGCGACATCCCGCCCGCCGACATCCCGGCCCTGCCCGCGACTCCGTCGCCGCCGCCGATGCCGAACCTGCCGATCACCGACATCGCCGGGGCGAATTCGGGGGGACCCAATAACGGGGCGTGAGCCTACGGGATGAGGCTGGCCAGAATCCCGCCCAGATCCGGGAGGCTGGCGTCGGGGTCGAATGCCGCGCCGACGTCGACCACGGACGTCAGGTCTAGGCCCGATGTCAGTGCCCCGGGATCGAGCATCGCAGTCACGTCGTGGATGAGGCTGCTGGGATCGAACGCCACGGCTGCCTCGGCTGCGTCGGCGAACTGCGGGCTATCGAAGCTCGGCGCGATCTGCGACCACAGATAGGCCAACAGCAATGCCCCCGGGAACGCCACGAACAATCCGAGGCCCCAGAGCAGTGGACCGATCAGGGGAAGTTCTTCGATTGCTCCGATGAGGTCTAGCCAGGCGGCGGACCCGGCGTCGGGATTGAACAGGTCGGCCCAGAACAGTTGCCAGAACTCGGGGTCGAGTAGCGCCAGGGTCGCCTCGCTTGTCGCCGCGTCAGCCCACGTGCCGTCGACCAGGCCGGCGAGATCGCCGGGGACTTCGGCCGCGGCGAGGGCAACGGCGGGCTGCAGCACAGCGGGTGCGGCTATCGGCGTGACGGAGATCAGACCGCCACCGAGCACGGCGACACCGGCCGTGGCAAAGGGACGCAGTGTTAATCGCATGGTCAGCTCCTTCGAGCGGTTCCGCCTCATGATGTTGGGAACACAACGACATGCTCGCTCGCCGGAGCCGCGACGGCCTCAGTGGTGCACTACTGCATCTGCGATCCTTGACACCTTGACACAAAAAACTATTCTTTGTGTCAAGCCAGCCGAGGAGGCCACATGACCGCAGTGACCAGCAACGTCACCCGCATTGCCCCGACCGCTCGGATACGGCCCGAGGTCATGGCCCAGTTCCGCCGGCACTCCGGCAGCGTGTTGTCGGGCCTGTTCGGCGCCGCAGCTTTCGACGAGGTGGCGTTGGTGCCGGTGGCCGCCGCCGTCGACAAGACCGGTCGCTTCGAACGTAACTTCACCGACCGCGCCATCCGCAGCGGATTCTCTGCGCTGCTTGCCATCTGGGGCGATGCCGAGGACCGCGCCGCCGAAGGCGAACGACTCAAGCGGATGCACCGCGACGTGCACGGCCACGGCAAGGGGGAATTCGCCGACGTTCGCTACAGCGCACTGAACCCCCGCCTGTGGAACTGGATCGCGATCAGCGGCATGTTCGTGACGCTCAATTCCTTCACCCCCGTCACCGGCATCGCCTGGAATGACGCCGAACGAGAGGCCGCCTACCAGCAGCTGATCGAGGCTTTTGGGGCCCTTGAGCTGCCCGGCAAATCCGGCAAGTTCCCCGCCAGCTATGCCGCGGCCGCCGCCTACTACGACGAGATGGTGCACAGCGACCTGGCGGCCAACCCCTTCTTGGATCGCGTCACCGCCGGTCTGGGACGGCTGCCGCTGCCCTCGGCGCTGCCGGCGCCGGTTCGGGCCGCGGCCGCTCCGCTGTGGTCGGTCCTGAGCGCCGGGGCGGGACGGGTGGTGAAGATCTGCTCGTTCGGGATCATGCACCCGGGCGTGCGGGAGCTGACCGGCTTCCGGTGGGAACCGCGCCACGACGCCGAATTCGCCTTCTACACCCAGCTTGTGCAGATGGCGTGGCGGGTCCTGCCGGATCGTGTGGTGCTGGTGCCGCTGGCCTATAACCGGATGCAGTACGAGAAGCTGGTCAAGATGCATCGCTCGGTCGCGCTGGACTCCTTCGCGCCGCCGGCCGGCTGTCCGATGCGATGACGCACTGGCCCCGATGACAGCGCGACGCAACACCGCCAGCCCCGCCGAGCAGGAGGCGGCCATCCTCAAAGCGGCCGCCGAGGAAGTCGGTCTGGTGGGGGTGGGGCGCGCGAGCCTTGATGTGATCGCCCGCCAGGCGGGGGTCAGCCGCAGCACTTTGTACCGGCGCTTCCCGACCCGCGACGCGTTGATCACCGAGCTCGGGCGACAGGCCTTCGACAACGCGATGCTTCAGCTGCGCACCGTCGCCGTGGACTCCGGCCCGCAAAACGCTGCGGTCGCGGCGTTTCGGGCCGGATTGCGGGTGCTCATCTCCGACCCGGTGGTGCGCAAGCTGCTGCGGCTCGATGCCGGGGTGCCGATGATGGCCGGGATGTACCGCGAGGTCGAGGTCTTCCTGGACAGTGCCTCGGGGGCCATGGCCAAGGCGCTGCGCGCCGCCGGAGCTACCATGCCCGACGAGGAATTGGTGGCCGCCGCCGAACTGCATGTGCGCCTGGCTGCTTCGATCGCTCAGGTGCCCACGTCGGTGCTAGACCCGGGCGATGAGCAGGCGGTCAGCGCGTATGCGACAAAGTATCTGGCCCCGCTGATCTGGTAGCCGCCGGAGCGGAACCCAGCAGGATCACCACCGCGGCCGACGCCAGCGAGAAGGCCCCCACCACCCACAGCGAGGCGTGGGGACCACCCGTCAGGTCGTTGAGCCATCCGGTGACATAGGGGCCACCGAAGCCGCTGATGTTGCCCAGCGAATTGATCAGCGCAATACCGCCGGCTGCCGCGGCCCCGGTGAGAAACGTCGAGGGCAACGCCCAGAAGACCGGCATGGCGCACATGATCGAGCACGTGGTCAACGTGATCGCGACCATCGCCAGATACGGGTTGGCCATATACAGCGCCGCGGGGGTACTCACCCCGCCGACGATCGCCGGGATCGCCACATGCCAGACGCGTTCTCCGGTCCGGTCGGCGTGGCGGGCCCAGGCCACCATGACGATCGCTGCGACGGCGTAGGGGATGGCGGTCACCAAGCCTCGCCCGATGATGCCGAGGTGGGTGTCGTACTGCTGCTGAAAACCCGCCACGATGGTGGGCAGGAAGAACCCGACGGCATACAGCCCGTAGACGATGCCGAAGTAGATGAACGCCAGGGCCAGCATCCGTGGGTGGCTGAGCGCCTTGCGCAGCGGCCAATGCGCAGCGGCCTCCGCCGTCGCCCGCTCAGCCTCCAGCGTGGTCTGAAGCCACTGCCGTTGCTCGGCGCCGAGCCAGCGGGCCTGGGCGGGACGGTCGGTCAGGTAGAACCAGCACACGAACGCCAAGGCGATGGCGGGAAGTCCCTCGACCAGAAACATGAAGCGCCACCCGGCCAGCCCGAGAACGCCGTGGCCCCAGTCGATCACCAGTGCCGAGATCGTGGAGCCGATCGCGGTCGAGACCGGGACCGCCACCATGAACAACGAGACCGCCCAAGCGCGCTGCTTAGCCGGAAACCAGAATGTCAGGTACAAGATGATGCCGGGAAAGAAGCCGGCCTCGGTCACCCCGAGCAGAAATCGCAGCACCACCAGGGTGTGGGCGTTGGGCACGAAAGCGATTGCGGTGCTGAAGATTCCCCAGGTCAGCATGATCCGGGCCAGCCAGCGTCGGGCGCCGAACCGGTGCAGGGCGATGTTGCTGGGCACTTCCAGGAACAGGTAGCCGAAGAAGAAGATCCCCGACGCGAACCCGAACATGGTTGCGCTCAGGCCCAGCTCGGCATTCATGCCGTTGGGTCCGGCGAACCCGATATTGACCCGGTCCAGATAGTTGATGAAGTAGAGCAGCGCCAGAAACGGGATGAGCCGGCGCGTCACTTTCGTGATCGTCGACCGGCCCAGCTCCGATACTGCGGACTCGGGGTTCATCCGCGGCGGCGGTTCAGTCCTTCACCTTGGCCATGGCCAGCACGTCGAGGCGGCGGTCCAGCTCTTCCTCCGACAGATTCTCGCCGATCAGGCCGCGGTCGATCACCGTCTGACGGATGGTCTTGCGCTCCTTGAGGGCCTGCTTGGCCACCGCGGCGGCCTCCTCGTAACCGATCGCGGAGTTCAGCGGGGTCACGATCGACGGGCTGGACTCGGCCAGCTCGCGCAGGTGCTCCTCATTGGCGACCAGTCCGACGATGCAACGCTCGGCGAACAGGCGCGAGACGTTGGACAGCAGCGTGAAGGACTCCAGCGTGTTGCGGGCCATCATCGGGATGTAGACGTTGAGCTCGAATGCGCCGTTGCCGCCGCCCCAGGCGATCGCGGCGTCGTTGCCGATCACCTGCGCCGCCACCTGGGTGACCGCCTCGGGCAGCACGGGGTTCACCTTGCCCGGCATGATCGAGCTGCCCGGCTGCAGGTCGGGAAGCTGGATCTCGGCCAGCCCGGTCAGCGGGCCCGAGCCCATCCACCGGATGTCGTTGGCGATCTTGGTCAGCGACACCGCGATGGTGCGCAGCGCACCCGACGCCTCAACCAGGCCGTCACGTGCCGCCTGCGCCTCGAACGAGTTCGCCGCGGTGCGCAGCTCGGTGATCCCGGTCTCGGCCACCAGGACCTCGACCACCTTGGCGCCGAAGCCGTCGGGGGCGTTCAGGCCGGTGCCGACGGCGGTGCCGCCGATTGCCAGCTCGCCCAGGCGGGGCAAGGTGGCCTGAACCCGCTCGATACCGGCGGCGATCTGACGTGCGTACCCGGAGAACTCCTGGCCCAGGGTCACCGGGACGGCGTCCATCAGGTGGGTGCGGCCCGACTTCACCACCGTGCGCCACTGCGCGGCCTTGTCGGCCAGCGCCTCATGCAGCACCTGCAGCGACGGAATCAGGTGGCGCACCGCGGCCTCGGTGGCCGCAATGTGGGTGGCGGTCGGGAACGTGTCGTTGGACGACTGCGACATGTTCACGTCGTCGTTGGGGTGCACCGTGACGCCGTTGGCCGCCGCGATAGAGGCGATCACCTCGTTGGTGTTCATGTTCGAGCTGGTGCCCGACCCGGTCTGGAACACGTCGATCGGGAACTGGTCGTCGTGCTTGCCGTCGGCGATCTCGGCGGCGGCGGCCTTGATGGCGGCGGCCTTCTCCGGGGCCAGCAGGCCCAGGTCGGCGTTCACCTGCGCACAGGCGCTCTTGAGCAGCCCGAGCGCCCGGATCTGGGTGCGCTCCAGGCCGCGACCGGAGATGGGGAAGTTCTCCACCGCGCGCTGGGTCTGCGCGCGCCACAACGCGGTGACCGGCACCCGGACCTCGCCCATGGTGTCGTGTTCGATGCGGTATTCGATCTCGCTCATAGCTTTTCCGGTCCTCGCTAGACGGTCAGGGCAGGGGGTAGGCGGCGTGAGAGTCGCCGGTGAAGTCGACGGCCGAGTACTCGTTGAGCTTCGACAGCCGGTGGTAGGCCTCGATCATCCGGACGGTGCCGGACTTGGAGCGCATCACGATCGATTGGGTGGTGCAGCCGCCGGGGTAGTAGCGAACCCCCTTGAGCAGGTCGCCATCGGTGACACCGGTGGCGCAGAAGAACACGTTCTCCCCGGAGACCAGGTCTTCGGTGGTCAGCACCGCGTCCAGGTCGTAACCGGCGTCGAGCGCCCGCTGCCGCTCGGCGTCGTCGGTGGGCGCCAGCTGGGCCTGGATCGCCCCGCCCATGCAGCGGATCGCGGCCGCGGCGATGATGCCCTCGGGGGTTCCGCCGATACCGGCCAGCATGTCGGTGCCCGAGTCCGGCCGGCACGCCGAGATGGCGCCGGCCACGTCGCCGTCGGTGATCAGGCGAATGCGCGCCCCGGTGGCGCGCGCGTCGGTGATGAGCTGCGCGTGCCGGGGCCGGTCCAGGATGCACACCGTCATGTCACGGGCGGTCAGGCCCTTGACCTTGGCGACAGCGGCGATGTTGTCCGCGATCGGCTTGGTGATGTCCAAGACGTCCGCGGCTTCGGGGCCGACGGCGATCTTGTTCATGTAGAACACCGCCGACGGGTCGAACATCGCGCCGCGCTCGGCCACCGCCAGCACCGAGATCGCGTTGGGCATGCCCTTGCTCATCAAGGTGGTGCCGTCCACCGGGTCGACCGCGAAGTCGCAGTCCGGGCCGTCGCCGTTGCCCACCTCTTCGCCGTTGTAGAGCATCGGCGCGTGGTCCTTCTCGCCCTCGCCGATCACCACGACGCCGCGCATGGACACCGAGTTCACCAGCTCACGCATGGCGTCGACGGCCGCGCCGTCGCCGCCTTCCTTGTCGCCGCGGCCTACCCAGCGGCCAGATGCCATGGCACCGGCCTCGGTCACCCGCACCAGCTCCATGGCCAGGTTGCGGTCTGGAGCTTCACGTCGCGTGGGTCCCGTCATGCCAGTCACGGCTGATGATTCTCCCAGAGCCGGATCAGCAGTATTGAGCTGGGATACTGGCTCCCGTGACCAACGAGCCCCAGCCGGCGCCCAAGCCCGCCAAACCACGCATCTTGCAGGACTGGCGCGACATGTTCTGGTCGCTCGTTCCGCTGGTCCTGGCCTGCGTGGCGCTGGCCGGTCTCGCCGGAACCTGCGCCTTTCGGCCGGGAGGGGTCACCGCGGGGCCGGTGCCCGCCTATGACGCAGTGACAGCGCTGACCGCCGACGCGCAGACGTTGGGGTTCCCGGTGCGCCTGCCCAAACTGCCCGAGGGCTGGCAGCCCAACTCCGGCAGTCGCGGCAGTATCACCGACGGGCGCACCGACGCCTCGGGCCAGCGATTGCGGGCGGTCACCTCGCGGGTGGGCTATGTCAGCCGGTCGGGCAGGTACATCAGCCTGACGCAGAGCAACGCCGACGAGGTGGCCCTGGTCTCCTCGATCCGGCCCGGCCTGCATCCCACCGGCAGCGAGGACGTCGACGGCACCCGTTGGGTGGTCTACGGCGGTGAGGGCGATCCGGTGTGGACCACCCGGCTGGCCGGAAAGTCGGGGGCGGCGCAGCTGGCGATCACCAGTGCGGGCGACGCGGAGGTGTTCCGCACCCTGGCTGCGGCCGTGCAGTCACAGCCGCCGCTGCCGTCGACCCGCTAGCCGCCGGGCGTAGTTTTCCTAGTCCGCGTTGGCCCGGGCGAGGAAACGCGGCAGCGGTATTCGCCGGCGCGCCTTGGGTTCTTCGTCGGGTTGCTGCATCTCCACGCCGTGGTAGACCGCCAGATACACGTCGATGGTGGTGACGATGATGATCATCAGCACCGGACCGATCACGATGCCCCAGAAGCCGAACATGCCGATTCCGGCAAAGACCGCCAGCAGCATCAGTGCCGAGTTGAGCCGGGCATCGCGTGGCACCAGCATGGGGCGCAGGAAGTTGTCGATGTTGGTCACCACGATCAGGTGGAAGAAGAACACGAACAGCCCGCCGGGAACGTTGCCGAACAAGGCCATGCCGATGCCGAACGGCATGGTCACGATGCCGCCGCCGAGTGGGATGATCGACAACGCCGTCAGCAGGATCGCGAAGATGAAGAAGGCCTGGTGAAAGCCGGCGATGTAGATGGATGCGGCACCGCTGACCCCCTGGCAGAACGCGATC is a window encoding:
- a CDS encoding class II fumarate hydratase — protein: MSEIEYRIEHDTMGEVRVPVTALWRAQTQRAVENFPISGRGLERTQIRALGLLKSACAQVNADLGLLAPEKAAAIKAAAAEIADGKHDDQFPIDVFQTGSGTSSNMNTNEVIASIAAANGVTVHPNDDVNMSQSSNDTFPTATHIAATEAAVRHLIPSLQVLHEALADKAAQWRTVVKSGRTHLMDAVPVTLGQEFSGYARQIAAGIERVQATLPRLGELAIGGTAVGTGLNAPDGFGAKVVEVLVAETGITELRTAANSFEAQAARDGLVEASGALRTIAVSLTKIANDIRWMGSGPLTGLAEIQLPDLQPGSSIMPGKVNPVLPEAVTQVAAQVIGNDAAIAWGGGNGAFELNVYIPMMARNTLESFTLLSNVSRLFAERCIVGLVANEEHLRELAESSPSIVTPLNSAIGYEEAAAVAKQALKERKTIRQTVIDRGLIGENLSEEELDRRLDVLAMAKVKD
- a CDS encoding polysaccharide deacetylase family protein, which gives rise to MLIGACAAPPHPAAAEPVDCAVAKCVALTFDDGPSPYTDRLLRILNDSGARSTFFLIGNKVAADPAGARRIAEAGMEIGSHTWEHPNMTTIPAADVPAQFSKATEAIQAATGVTPTLWRPPGGLTDDAVNAQAAAAGQAAILWDVIPFDWINDADTNATRYMLMTQIKPGSVVLFHDTYSSTVDLVYQFLPVLKANGYHVVTVSQLLGPRAPGSVYGGRENGPPVNELRDIPPADIPALPATPSPPPMPNLPITDIAGANSGGPNNGA
- a CDS encoding MFS transporter, producing MNPESAVSELGRSTITKVTRRLIPFLALLYFINYLDRVNIGFAGPNGMNAELGLSATMFGFASGIFFFGYLFLEVPSNIALHRFGARRWLARIMLTWGIFSTAIAFVPNAHTLVVLRFLLGVTEAGFFPGIILYLTFWFPAKQRAWAVSLFMVAVPVSTAIGSTISALVIDWGHGVLGLAGWRFMFLVEGLPAIALAFVCWFYLTDRPAQARWLGAEQRQWLQTTLEAERATAEAAAHWPLRKALSHPRMLALAFIYFGIVYGLYAVGFFLPTIVAGFQQQYDTHLGIIGRGLVTAIPYAVAAIVMVAWARHADRTGERVWHVAIPAIVGGVSTPAALYMANPYLAMVAITLTTCSIMCAMPVFWALPSTFLTGAAAAGGIALINSLGNISGFGGPYVTGWLNDLTGGPHASLWVVGAFSLASAAVVILLGSAPAATRSAGPDTLSHTR
- the glpX gene encoding class II fructose-bisphosphatase encodes the protein MTGPTRREAPDRNLAMELVRVTEAGAMASGRWVGRGDKEGGDGAAVDAMRELVNSVSMRGVVVIGEGEKDHAPMLYNGEEVGNGDGPDCDFAVDPVDGTTLMSKGMPNAISVLAVAERGAMFDPSAVFYMNKIAVGPEAADVLDITKPIADNIAAVAKVKGLTARDMTVCILDRPRHAQLITDARATGARIRLITDGDVAGAISACRPDSGTDMLAGIGGTPEGIIAAAAIRCMGGAIQAQLAPTDDAERQRALDAGYDLDAVLTTEDLVSGENVFFCATGVTDGDLLKGVRYYPGGCTTQSIVMRSKSGTVRMIEAYHRLSKLNEYSAVDFTGDSHAAYPLP
- a CDS encoding TetR/AcrR family transcriptional regulator yields the protein MTARRNTASPAEQEAAILKAAAEEVGLVGVGRASLDVIARQAGVSRSTLYRRFPTRDALITELGRQAFDNAMLQLRTVAVDSGPQNAAVAAFRAGLRVLISDPVVRKLLRLDAGVPMMAGMYREVEVFLDSASGAMAKALRAAGATMPDEELVAAAELHVRLAASIAQVPTSVLDPGDEQAVSAYATKYLAPLIW
- a CDS encoding oxygenase MpaB family protein encodes the protein MTAVTSNVTRIAPTARIRPEVMAQFRRHSGSVLSGLFGAAAFDEVALVPVAAAVDKTGRFERNFTDRAIRSGFSALLAIWGDAEDRAAEGERLKRMHRDVHGHGKGEFADVRYSALNPRLWNWIAISGMFVTLNSFTPVTGIAWNDAEREAAYQQLIEAFGALELPGKSGKFPASYAAAAAYYDEMVHSDLAANPFLDRVTAGLGRLPLPSALPAPVRAAAAPLWSVLSAGAGRVVKICSFGIMHPGVRELTGFRWEPRHDAEFAFYTQLVQMAWRVLPDRVVLVPLAYNRMQYEKLVKMHRSVALDSFAPPAGCPMR